One Actinomadura viridis genomic region harbors:
- a CDS encoding PadR family transcriptional regulator — MSATRLLVLGGVRRFGRAHGYEIRRELLSWGSDEWANVNPGSIYHALKQLAKEGLLRSHEVAENDAGPPRTDYEITGRGEEEFLRLLRDALATVDVRHPESLSAALGFLTELPREEAIALLEARLEGLAEWRASVAPHLADEAGEPLEHLRELLGWWVHQADGATEWTRGLIERLRGGAYVMAGERA, encoded by the coding sequence ATGTCGGCGACGCGATTGCTGGTCCTCGGCGGTGTGCGGCGGTTCGGCCGGGCGCACGGCTACGAGATCCGCCGGGAGCTGCTGTCGTGGGGGTCGGACGAGTGGGCCAATGTCAACCCCGGCTCGATCTACCACGCGCTCAAGCAGCTCGCCAAGGAGGGCCTGCTGCGCTCCCACGAGGTCGCCGAGAACGACGCCGGCCCGCCCCGTACCGACTACGAGATCACCGGGCGGGGCGAGGAGGAGTTCCTGCGGCTGCTGCGGGACGCCCTGGCCACCGTCGACGTCCGGCACCCCGAGTCGCTGTCGGCCGCACTCGGCTTCCTGACCGAGCTTCCGCGCGAGGAGGCGATCGCGCTCCTGGAGGCACGGCTGGAAGGGCTGGCGGAGTGGCGGGCCTCGGTGGCGCCGCACCTGGCGGACGAGGCCGGCGAGCCGCTGGAGCACCTGCGGGAGCTGCTCGGCTGGTGGGTCCACCAGGCCGACGGCGCCACCGAGTGGACGCGCGGGCTGATCGAGCGGCTGCGCGGCGGAGCGTACGTCATGGCGGGGGAGCGCGCCTGA
- a CDS encoding helix-turn-helix transcriptional regulator, which translates to MSPDQERNVTLRGEVELAARAGHLFGHAREEFVCAATDPGTWVMPDVRERIITQRWKAPPELKVCKLYNPQALADEESERHLLAMAGRGVEVRICPTGLPQETIIIDRRVAVLAGPPVQGTRTYTVVRSPDVVKSVRSLYWATWESSLDLAEYRRGRPPALGDQSREILRLLAEGFKDETAARRLGLSLRTYRRRVAEILTLLDADSRFQAGLRAHELGLIG; encoded by the coding sequence ATGAGCCCCGACCAGGAACGGAACGTGACCCTGCGCGGCGAGGTGGAGCTGGCCGCGCGCGCCGGGCACCTGTTCGGGCACGCCCGGGAGGAGTTCGTCTGCGCCGCCACCGATCCCGGCACGTGGGTCATGCCGGACGTACGGGAGCGCATCATCACCCAGCGCTGGAAAGCGCCGCCGGAACTGAAGGTCTGCAAGCTCTACAATCCCCAGGCGCTGGCCGACGAGGAGTCCGAGCGGCATTTGCTGGCCATGGCCGGGCGCGGGGTCGAGGTCCGGATCTGCCCCACCGGGCTGCCCCAGGAGACGATCATCATCGACCGCAGGGTGGCGGTCCTGGCCGGGCCGCCGGTCCAGGGCACGCGCACGTACACGGTGGTGCGCTCGCCGGACGTGGTCAAGAGCGTGCGGTCGCTGTACTGGGCGACCTGGGAGTCCTCCCTCGACCTGGCCGAGTACCGGCGGGGCCGGCCGCCCGCGCTCGGCGACCAGAGCCGGGAGATCCTGCGGTTGCTGGCGGAGGGGTTCAAGGACGAGACGGCCGCCCGCCGCCTCGGCCTGTCGCTGCGAACGTACCGGCGCCGGGTGGCGGAGATCCTCACCCTGCTGGACGCCGACTCGCGTTTCCAGGCGGGCCTGCGCGCCCACGAGCTGGGCCTGATCGGCTGA
- a CDS encoding DUF4132 domain-containing protein, with protein MPNDTAPPDGGLRGPDTAPPGEVLARAVEQAVNEALGESLDAHMAKLKSPRPGPRWRDRTLELLQLPGVREHVRETVREYVHQAQEKPGLHPTDPLARGYVWAVALAGGPSVLEDLLAVVRHAGWVTRLCWDPAVANAAIGALGAIDRPETLEALRGLEKELNYPGARKQIESALRAAAERRGITPGQLVERGVPAHGLAPDGSLTRQVGRYQAVLAIEDPRTVRLTFTGDDGHRPLRTVPAALKDGHADEVKELKALAKEVRGTLADERARVEGLLTAGRDWPYAEWCRHYRDHPITGVVTRGLIWEFEGRDGVWRAATPAEEALVTVDGNALTRPDAGARVRLWHPIRATAPQVGAWRAFVTENEMVQPFKQAFREIYLLTPAEEETGVYSNRFAAHIVRYGQLYALFKERGWQSNHLGRHSDGFDGRARGLFAEGEWRACFFHEPAEEDFTYTPEHAATDQVRFERRNGRRWAEVPLAEVPAVVFSEAMRDVDLFVAVTSIAADPEWADRGEHRHLAYWRETTFGELTASAEVRRDALARILPRTRIAGRCSLEGRYLVVRGDLRTYRIHLGSANILMEPDDSYLCVVASRKKGPGKVFLPFEDERLALILSKAFLLAADSAITDETILRQIKGSR; from the coding sequence ATGCCGAACGACACCGCGCCCCCGGACGGCGGCCTCCGGGGGCCCGACACCGCACCGCCCGGCGAGGTCCTGGCCCGGGCGGTCGAGCAGGCCGTGAACGAGGCCCTAGGCGAGTCCCTCGACGCCCACATGGCCAAGCTGAAGTCGCCGCGTCCCGGCCCGCGATGGCGCGACCGCACGCTGGAACTGCTCCAGCTCCCGGGAGTGCGGGAACACGTGCGGGAGACCGTCCGCGAGTACGTCCACCAGGCTCAGGAGAAGCCGGGCCTCCACCCCACCGACCCCCTTGCGCGCGGCTACGTCTGGGCCGTGGCCCTGGCGGGCGGGCCGTCGGTGCTGGAGGACCTGCTCGCCGTCGTCCGGCACGCGGGCTGGGTCACCCGGCTGTGCTGGGACCCGGCGGTGGCCAACGCGGCGATCGGCGCGCTCGGCGCGATCGACCGGCCGGAGACGCTGGAGGCGCTGCGCGGCCTGGAGAAGGAACTGAACTATCCGGGTGCGCGCAAGCAGATCGAGAGCGCGCTGCGGGCCGCGGCCGAACGCCGCGGCATCACCCCCGGCCAGCTGGTGGAGCGCGGCGTCCCGGCGCACGGCCTCGCGCCGGACGGCTCGCTGACGCGGCAGGTGGGCCGGTACCAGGCGGTGCTGGCGATCGAGGACCCGCGGACCGTACGGCTCACCTTCACCGGCGACGACGGCCATCGCCCGCTCCGGACCGTCCCGGCCGCGCTCAAGGACGGGCACGCGGACGAGGTCAAGGAGCTGAAGGCGCTCGCCAAGGAGGTGCGGGGCACGCTGGCGGACGAGCGCGCGCGGGTGGAGGGGCTGCTGACGGCCGGCCGCGACTGGCCGTACGCCGAATGGTGCCGCCACTACCGCGACCACCCCATCACCGGCGTCGTCACCCGGGGGCTCATCTGGGAGTTCGAGGGGCGCGACGGGGTGTGGCGCGCGGCGACCCCGGCCGAGGAGGCCCTGGTGACGGTCGACGGCAACGCGCTGACCCGCCCGGACGCCGGGGCGCGGGTGCGGCTGTGGCATCCGATCCGCGCGACGGCGCCGCAGGTCGGCGCCTGGCGCGCCTTCGTCACCGAGAACGAGATGGTGCAGCCGTTCAAGCAGGCGTTCCGGGAGATCTACCTGCTGACCCCGGCCGAGGAGGAGACCGGGGTCTACTCCAACCGCTTCGCCGCCCACATCGTGCGGTACGGGCAGCTGTACGCCCTGTTCAAGGAGCGCGGCTGGCAGTCCAACCACCTGGGGAGGCATTCGGACGGCTTCGACGGGCGGGCCAGGGGCCTGTTCGCCGAGGGGGAGTGGCGGGCCTGCTTCTTCCACGAGCCGGCCGAGGAGGACTTCACCTACACGCCCGAGCACGCCGCCACCGACCAGGTGCGGTTCGAGCGCAGGAACGGGCGCCGCTGGGCCGAGGTCCCGCTGGCCGAGGTGCCCGCGGTGGTGTTCAGCGAGGCGATGCGGGACGTGGACCTGTTCGTGGCGGTGACGTCGATCGCGGCGGACCCCGAATGGGCCGATCGCGGCGAGCACCGTCACCTGGCGTACTGGCGGGAGACGACCTTCGGTGAGCTGACGGCGAGCGCGGAGGTGCGGCGGGACGCGCTGGCGCGGATCCTGCCCCGGACGAGGATCGCCGGCCGGTGCTCGCTGGAGGGGCGCTACCTGGTGGTACGGGGCGACCTGCGGACGTACCGGATCCATCTGGGCAGCGCCAACATCCTGATGGAGCCGGACGACTCCTACCTGTGCGTGGTCGCCTCCCGCAAGAAGGGGCCCGGCAAGGTGTTCCTGCCGTTCGAGGACGAGCGGCTGGCGCTGATCCTCAGCAAGGCGTTCCTGCTGGCCGCCGACAGCGCCATCACCGACGAGACCATCCTCCGGCAGATCAAGGGGAGCCGGTGA
- a CDS encoding DUF4132 domain-containing protein, producing the protein MTGAPPRSAPSGERSGDRSGGESGERLSPLAERLLAGIGDPSLPGLEADFRRLGHLGDEELGALLPAVYLTGDYPLRSLFEQVIAERQVRFSPPACARMFDVLERDPRSFGFLELGAGALLRCTGPWPDGLARPAETLVRHWLGSDEARQGIPFALLTVAALAGPRRYRKVARLAAGQGPLARAELDLLKGWDVTGHALLAETVQTRWAHRWAPLPDGWRRLADHGYAAFGRSVLEQARDRVEAIQDGRIPYEADKAFTAGEVATLGRAARVALMADEPWLPELLDRLLRGVAVAPTAARTLPSQALLYELARAGQDFPTPELATSLRTVRTIARHAAVPKQLDKMLKKIEAALADRADVALRLPGLGFGADGVLLTPLGEHEAVVTAGEKVELSWRGPGSRPLRSVPAAVRRDHAAEVKDLRALVKRAGAHLTTLARALESGFPGEHAMPYGEWRARLGAHPLAGTMARRLIWEVETAPGEWRAGLPTAPDAPFALLDAAGEALPVPGEDAPIRLWHPIRATPAEVRAWRDVMTGRHIRQPFKQAFREIYLLTPAERETGVYSNRFAAHILHYRRLFALFRARGWKSRMLGPWDGGGEDTAYRTFASGTWRAAFHHEYVPALDERELATTDQVRLARREDGGWRDAPLAEAPAVVFSEAMRDVDLFVGVTSIAADPDWQDRGEDLHLAYWRDTTFGELTASAEVRRDALARILPRTRIAERCSLEGRYLVVRGDLRTYRIHLGSANILMEPDDSYLCIVSARGKGPGTVFLPFEDERLALILSKAFLLAADTAITDETILRQIERGA; encoded by the coding sequence GTGACCGGCGCGCCTCCCCGGTCCGCGCCGTCCGGCGAACGGTCCGGTGACCGGTCCGGCGGAGAGTCCGGCGAGCGGCTGTCACCGCTGGCCGAGCGGCTCCTGGCGGGGATCGGCGACCCGTCCCTTCCCGGCCTGGAGGCGGACTTCCGGCGGCTCGGCCACCTCGGCGACGAGGAACTGGGCGCGCTGCTCCCTGCGGTCTACCTCACGGGCGACTACCCGTTGAGGAGCCTTTTCGAGCAGGTGATCGCGGAGAGGCAGGTGCGTTTCAGTCCTCCGGCGTGCGCGCGCATGTTCGACGTCCTCGAACGCGACCCCAGGTCGTTCGGCTTCCTCGAACTGGGGGCGGGCGCGCTGCTGCGCTGCACCGGGCCGTGGCCGGACGGGCTGGCGCGTCCCGCCGAGACGCTGGTCCGGCACTGGCTCGGCAGTGACGAGGCCCGCCAGGGGATCCCGTTCGCGCTCCTCACCGTCGCCGCCCTGGCCGGTCCGCGCCGCTACCGGAAGGTCGCCCGGCTCGCCGCCGGGCAGGGACCGCTCGCCCGAGCCGAGCTGGACCTGCTGAAGGGCTGGGACGTGACCGGCCACGCCCTGCTGGCGGAGACCGTCCAGACGAGGTGGGCGCACCGCTGGGCCCCGCTGCCGGACGGCTGGCGGCGGCTGGCCGACCACGGGTACGCCGCCTTCGGCCGCTCGGTTCTCGAACAGGCCCGGGACCGGGTCGAGGCGATCCAGGACGGGCGGATCCCGTACGAGGCCGACAAGGCGTTCACCGCCGGTGAGGTGGCCACGCTCGGCCGCGCCGCCCGCGTCGCCCTGATGGCCGACGAGCCGTGGCTGCCCGAACTCCTCGACCGGCTGCTGCGCGGCGTCGCGGTCGCGCCGACCGCGGCCAGGACGCTGCCCTCGCAGGCGCTGCTGTACGAGCTGGCCCGCGCCGGCCAGGACTTCCCCACCCCCGAGCTGGCCACCTCGCTGCGGACGGTGCGGACGATCGCCCGGCACGCGGCCGTCCCCAAGCAGCTCGACAAGATGCTCAAGAAGATCGAGGCGGCGCTCGCCGACCGGGCCGACGTCGCCCTCCGCCTGCCCGGCCTCGGCTTCGGCGCGGACGGCGTCCTGCTCACCCCGCTGGGCGAGCACGAGGCCGTCGTCACCGCCGGGGAGAAGGTGGAGCTGAGCTGGCGCGGGCCGGGCAGCCGGCCGCTGCGCTCGGTGCCCGCGGCCGTGCGGCGCGACCACGCCGCCGAAGTGAAGGACCTGCGCGCGCTGGTGAAACGCGCCGGCGCCCACCTCACCACGCTCGCCCGCGCCCTGGAGAGCGGGTTCCCCGGCGAGCACGCGATGCCGTACGGCGAGTGGCGCGCGCGGCTGGGCGCCCACCCGCTCGCCGGGACGATGGCCCGGCGCCTGATCTGGGAGGTCGAGACCGCCCCCGGAGAGTGGCGCGCCGGGCTCCCCACGGCACCGGACGCCCCGTTCGCGCTGCTGGACGCGGCGGGCGAGGCGCTGCCGGTCCCCGGCGAGGACGCCCCCATCCGGCTGTGGCACCCGATCCGCGCCACTCCCGCCGAGGTCCGGGCCTGGCGCGACGTGATGACCGGGCGGCACATCAGGCAGCCGTTCAAGCAGGCGTTCCGGGAGATCTACCTGCTGACCCCCGCTGAGCGGGAGACCGGCGTCTACTCCAACCGCTTCGCCGCCCACATCCTGCACTACCGGCGTCTGTTCGCGCTGTTCCGGGCGCGGGGCTGGAAGAGCCGGATGCTCGGCCCCTGGGACGGCGGCGGCGAGGACACCGCGTACCGGACGTTCGCGTCGGGGACGTGGCGGGCCGCCTTCCACCACGAGTACGTCCCGGCGCTGGACGAGCGCGAACTCGCCACCACCGACCAGGTGCGGCTGGCGCGCCGCGAGGACGGCGGATGGCGGGACGCGCCGCTGGCCGAGGCGCCCGCGGTGGTGTTCAGCGAGGCGATGCGGGACGTGGACCTGTTCGTCGGGGTGACCTCGATCGCCGCGGACCCCGACTGGCAGGACCGCGGGGAGGACCTCCATCTCGCGTACTGGAGGGACACGACCTTCGGTGAGCTGACGGCGAGCGCGGAGGTGCGGCGGGACGCGCTGGCCCGGATCCTGCCCCGGACGAGGATCGCCGAACGGTGCTCGCTGGAGGGGCGCTACCTGGTGGTGCGGGGCGACCTGCGGACGTACAGGATCCACCTGGGCAGCGCCAACATCCTGATGGAACCGGACGACTCCTACCTCTGCATCGTCTCCGCCCGCGGGAAGGGCCCCGGGACGGTGTTCCTGCCGTTCGAGGACGAGCGGCTGGCGCTGATCCTCAGCAAGGCGTTCCTGCTGGCCGCCGACACCGCCATCACCGACGAGACCATCCTGCGACAGATCGAGCGAGGTGCCTGA
- a CDS encoding oxidoreductase: MNGTDEKYWTLGGDLRVARMGFGAMRLPVSTLGGPANDRETGLAVLRRAVELGVDHIDTAAFYYHGDLSANDMIREALSPYPDGLVIATKVGPHKGPGDLAPTGQLETGELRAEVERNLRELGRDTLDLVYLRHGGLEPPGEESIAERFAVLAGLREEGIIRHLGVSHVSAAQLDEARAIAPVAAVQNWFDVTRPQDTAMLALCAREGIAYVPFFPLGGFGIPDDPRLKEIAGRHGATVPQILLAGLLALSPATLAIPGTGSLDHLEENVAATGVRLTDEDLAAIDEIAAGPDTP, translated from the coding sequence ATGAACGGAACGGACGAGAAGTACTGGACGCTGGGCGGGGACCTGCGGGTCGCGCGGATGGGCTTCGGCGCGATGCGGCTGCCCGTGAGCACCCTGGGCGGCCCCGCCAACGACCGGGAGACCGGCCTGGCGGTGCTGCGCCGCGCGGTGGAGCTGGGCGTGGACCATATCGACACCGCGGCCTTCTACTACCACGGAGACCTGTCCGCCAACGACATGATCAGGGAGGCGCTGTCCCCCTACCCGGACGGCCTGGTGATCGCGACGAAGGTCGGCCCGCATAAGGGCCCCGGCGACCTGGCCCCCACCGGGCAGCTGGAGACCGGCGAGCTGCGCGCCGAGGTGGAACGCAACCTGCGCGAGCTGGGCCGTGACACGCTCGACCTGGTCTACCTGCGGCACGGCGGGCTGGAGCCGCCCGGCGAGGAGTCGATCGCCGAGCGGTTCGCGGTGCTGGCGGGCCTGCGGGAGGAGGGGATCATCCGGCACCTCGGGGTCAGCCACGTCTCCGCCGCCCAGCTCGACGAGGCCCGCGCGATCGCGCCCGTCGCCGCCGTGCAGAACTGGTTCGACGTCACCCGCCCGCAGGACACCGCGATGCTCGCCCTGTGCGCCCGCGAGGGCATCGCGTACGTGCCGTTCTTCCCGCTGGGCGGCTTCGGGATCCCCGACGACCCGCGCCTGAAGGAGATCGCCGGGCGGCACGGAGCCACCGTGCCCCAGATCCTCCTGGCGGGGCTGCTCGCGCTCTCCCCGGCGACGCTGGCCATCCCCGGCACCGGCTCCCTGGACCACCTGGAGGAGAACGTCGCCGCGACCGGCGTCCGCCTGACCGACGAGGACCTGGCCGCCATCGACGAGATCGCCGCCGGTCCGGACACGCCCTGA
- a CDS encoding DMT family transporter, whose amino-acid sequence MGHDLGYAALALLSTSTYYAAFVVFRRSAARMPPLRGSRPFTVARHMLTDPVWLSGGLILFLGLAYQVVAFTALPLPVAQPIFAVSLVLLVVYAVRFLGERLSVREWFSVALFVLATALIGLSAGGAPGAAPAADATLAGTLRSPWPMLAVMAPALVVAAMVWLVGDRRAGGRHARKLAGVAYGIGAGACAGLAEAGVRGISLVYENGGGVQGVLASPYPYLTLGMAAIALGQLQVALQRCRVAIVATVLTVIGRVYLVLSSVVLFGEEWPREAGPFALRAGGFTLALVALAVFPRYEDPARGPAGERAVGATGAPLSQGG is encoded by the coding sequence TTGGGTCACGACCTCGGATACGCAGCCCTGGCCCTCCTGTCGACCAGCACCTACTACGCGGCCTTCGTGGTCTTCCGGCGCTCGGCGGCGCGGATGCCGCCGCTGCGCGGGAGCCGCCCCTTCACCGTCGCCCGGCACATGCTGACCGATCCGGTCTGGCTGTCGGGCGGGCTGATCCTGTTCCTCGGCCTGGCCTACCAGGTGGTGGCGTTCACCGCGCTGCCGCTGCCGGTGGCCCAGCCGATCTTCGCCGTCAGCCTCGTCCTCCTGGTGGTCTACGCGGTGCGGTTCCTGGGCGAACGGCTCAGCGTCCGGGAATGGTTCAGCGTGGCGCTGTTCGTCCTTGCCACCGCCCTGATCGGCCTGTCGGCCGGCGGCGCGCCCGGCGCCGCGCCGGCCGCCGACGCCACCCTCGCCGGCACCCTCCGCTCCCCCTGGCCGATGCTCGCGGTGATGGCACCGGCCCTGGTCGTCGCCGCCATGGTCTGGCTGGTCGGCGACCGGCGGGCGGGCGGCCGGCACGCCCGCAAGCTGGCCGGCGTGGCCTACGGGATCGGCGCCGGGGCGTGCGCCGGGCTCGCCGAGGCCGGGGTCCGCGGGATCTCCCTGGTCTACGAGAACGGCGGCGGCGTGCAGGGCGTTCTGGCCTCCCCCTACCCGTACCTGACGCTGGGCATGGCCGCGATCGCCCTCGGGCAGCTCCAGGTGGCCCTGCAGCGCTGCCGGGTCGCGATCGTGGCGACCGTGCTGACCGTGATCGGCCGCGTCTACCTGGTGCTGAGCAGCGTCGTGCTCTTCGGCGAGGAATGGCCGCGGGAGGCGGGGCCGTTCGCGTTGCGCGCGGGCGGGTTCACGCTGGCCCTCGTCGCCCTGGCCGTCTTCCCCCGGTACGAGGACCCGGCCCGCGGACCGGCCGGGGAGCGGGCCGTCGGCGCGACGGGCGCCCCGCTCTCGCAGGGCGGATAA
- a CDS encoding flavin-containing monooxygenase → MRTPHDVVIIGSGFGGIGMAIRLRQAGIRDVVILEKAADLGGTWRDNTYPGAACDVPSHLYSFSFEPKTDWTRRFSPQREILDYLRACARKYEVLPLIRFGAEVTEARFDEDAGLWRLATTGGELAARVVVSACGQLNRPVPPSIPGRGTFTGTSFHTARWDHGAELDGRRVAVIGTGASAIQIVPEIAGRASRLTVFQRSAPYVIDKPDREYRPWEKALLGTVPGLHALSRARIYALYESRALGFIKYPRLMDLMARRFRDHLGEQVADPALRETLVPGYPMGCKRILISGDYYAALGRPGVELVTDPIERVTPAGLRTRDGREHRADVIVYATGFAASDFLAPMKVAGRGGRDLNEEWRDGARAHLGITVSGFPNLFLLYGPYTNLGHNSIIYMLESQIRYVLGCVRAMRAHGLEWIDVRPDVQDAFTREMRTRMRSTVWESGCASWYQNAEGTVVNNWPGFTFAYRRATRRPDPRHFVARRARGPRALTVR, encoded by the coding sequence ATGCGCACTCCGCACGACGTTGTGATCATCGGCAGCGGCTTCGGCGGCATCGGGATGGCGATCCGGCTCCGGCAGGCCGGGATCCGGGACGTGGTCATCCTGGAGAAGGCCGCCGACCTGGGCGGGACCTGGCGGGACAACACCTACCCCGGCGCCGCCTGCGACGTGCCCTCGCACCTCTACTCCTTCTCCTTCGAGCCCAAGACCGACTGGACCCGCCGGTTCTCGCCGCAGCGGGAGATCCTGGACTACCTGCGCGCCTGCGCCCGCAAGTACGAGGTGCTGCCGCTGATCCGGTTCGGCGCGGAGGTGACCGAGGCGCGCTTCGACGAGGACGCGGGACTGTGGCGGCTGGCCACCACCGGCGGCGAGCTGGCCGCCCGCGTCGTGGTCTCGGCCTGCGGCCAGCTCAACCGGCCGGTGCCGCCATCGATCCCGGGCCGCGGGACGTTCACCGGGACGTCCTTCCACACCGCCCGCTGGGACCACGGCGCGGAGCTGGACGGCCGGCGGGTGGCGGTGATCGGCACCGGTGCCAGCGCGATCCAGATCGTGCCCGAGATCGCCGGGCGGGCGAGCCGGCTGACGGTGTTCCAGCGGTCCGCGCCGTACGTGATCGACAAGCCGGACCGGGAGTACCGGCCCTGGGAGAAGGCCCTGCTCGGCACCGTCCCCGGCCTCCACGCGCTCAGCCGCGCGCGGATCTACGCGCTGTACGAGTCGCGGGCGCTGGGGTTCATCAAGTACCCCCGGCTGATGGACCTGATGGCCCGCAGGTTCCGCGACCACCTCGGCGAGCAGGTGGCCGACCCCGCGCTCCGCGAGACCCTGGTCCCCGGCTATCCGATGGGGTGCAAGCGCATCCTCATCTCCGGCGACTACTACGCGGCCCTCGGCCGGCCCGGCGTGGAGCTGGTCACCGACCCGATCGAGCGCGTCACCCCCGCGGGCCTGCGCACCCGCGACGGGCGCGAGCACCGCGCGGACGTGATCGTCTACGCCACCGGGTTCGCGGCCTCGGACTTCCTGGCGCCGATGAAGGTCGCCGGGCGCGGCGGCCGGGACCTGAACGAGGAGTGGCGGGACGGCGCCAGGGCCCACCTGGGCATCACGGTCAGCGGATTCCCCAACCTCTTCCTCCTGTACGGGCCGTACACCAACCTCGGCCACAACTCGATCATCTACATGCTGGAGTCGCAGATCCGGTACGTGCTCGGCTGCGTGCGGGCGATGCGCGCGCACGGGCTGGAGTGGATCGACGTCCGGCCCGACGTCCAGGACGCGTTCACCCGCGAGATGCGGACCCGGATGCGTTCCACGGTGTGGGAGTCCGGCTGCGCCAGCTGGTACCAGAACGCCGAGGGCACGGTGGTCAACAACTGGCCGGGCTTCACCTTCGCCTACCGCCGCGCCACCCGCCGTCCCGACCCGCGCCACTTCGTCGCGCGCCGTGCCCGCGGCCCGCGTGCCCTCACCGTCCGGTAG
- a CDS encoding maleylpyruvate isomerase family mycothiol-dependent enzyme, whose translation MNAETLEGLDPFDILDAEAARLDAYFGALTGPDWEHASRCDGWSVRDVLAHLAGEELYNHACLDDDLDGLFARMEREGIEDLGAFNDWTVRRRRDLPVGEVLEEWRRENGETRRRMRALGADATLPTMAGPYPVGLQTFHYCSEFATHADDVNVPVEPGEEPGRTAWRARVGIFVLDEQDSPVRVEGIPGGFRVELDDLAGELSSADFVDATTGRLSPGHALDSELRDALVCLA comes from the coding sequence ATGAACGCCGAGACGCTTGAGGGGCTGGACCCCTTCGACATCCTCGACGCCGAGGCCGCGCGGCTGGACGCCTACTTCGGCGCGCTGACCGGGCCCGACTGGGAGCACGCCTCGCGCTGCGACGGCTGGTCGGTCCGGGACGTGCTGGCCCATCTCGCCGGCGAGGAGCTGTACAACCACGCCTGCCTGGACGACGACCTCGACGGCCTGTTCGCCCGGATGGAGCGGGAGGGCATCGAGGACCTGGGCGCGTTCAACGACTGGACGGTGCGGCGCCGGCGGGACCTGCCGGTCGGGGAGGTGCTGGAGGAGTGGCGCCGCGAGAACGGCGAGACGCGGCGCCGGATGCGCGCGCTCGGGGCGGACGCCACCCTCCCCACGATGGCGGGGCCCTACCCGGTGGGCCTGCAGACCTTCCACTACTGCTCGGAGTTCGCCACCCACGCCGACGACGTGAACGTCCCGGTGGAACCGGGCGAGGAACCGGGCCGGACGGCCTGGCGGGCCCGGGTGGGGATCTTCGTCCTGGACGAGCAGGACTCCCCCGTCCGGGTGGAGGGCATCCCCGGGGGCTTCCGGGTGGAGCTGGACGACCTGGCCGGCGAGCTGTCGTCCGCCGACTTCGTGGACGCGACGACCGGCCGCCTCTCCCCCGGCCACGCGCTGGATTCCGAGCTCCGCGACGCCCTGGTCTGCCTGGCCTGA
- a CDS encoding SDR family NAD(P)-dependent oxidoreductase, giving the protein MPTALITGATAGIGAAFARRLASDGFDLVLLARDGERLERAARDLRDTYAISTETLVADLAAEEGIAAAEERCRAGVDLLVNNAGFGHKGTFLNVPVSDETTMLKVHCEAVLRLTHAALPSMLERGRGAVVNVSSVSAFAVRGTYGASKAWVVSFSQGVAQDIAGRSGGRVRVMALCPGFVKTEFHRRAGMDVSGIPEFMWLDKDMVVDAALRDLRRGVQVSVPGAWYKAIVAATRLVPSGVAGRFSSRAGRSYGPRRT; this is encoded by the coding sequence ATGCCGACCGCTCTCATCACCGGCGCCACCGCGGGCATCGGTGCCGCCTTCGCCCGCCGCCTGGCCTCCGACGGATTCGACCTGGTCCTCCTCGCCCGCGACGGCGAGCGGCTGGAACGCGCCGCGCGCGACCTGCGGGACACCTACGCGATCAGCACCGAGACGCTCGTCGCCGACCTGGCCGCCGAGGAGGGGATCGCCGCCGCCGAGGAACGCTGCCGCGCGGGCGTGGACCTCCTGGTCAACAACGCCGGTTTCGGGCACAAGGGCACCTTCCTCAACGTCCCCGTGTCCGACGAGACGACCATGCTGAAGGTGCACTGCGAGGCCGTCCTGCGCCTGACCCACGCGGCGCTGCCCTCGATGCTGGAACGCGGCCGGGGCGCCGTCGTCAACGTCTCCTCGGTGTCGGCGTTCGCCGTCCGCGGCACCTACGGCGCGTCCAAGGCGTGGGTGGTCTCCTTCAGCCAGGGCGTGGCGCAGGACATCGCCGGCCGTTCCGGCGGCAGGGTGCGGGTGATGGCGCTGTGCCCGGGATTCGTGAAGACCGAGTTCCACCGCCGCGCCGGGATGGACGTCTCCGGGATCCCGGAGTTCATGTGGCTCGACAAGGACATGGTCGTCGACGCGGCCCTGCGCGACCTGCGCCGGGGCGTCCAGGTCAGCGTGCCCGGCGCCTGGTACAAGGCGATCGTCGCGGCCACCCGGCTCGTCCCGTCCGGGGTGGCCGGGCGCTTCTCCTCCCGCGCCGGACGCTCCTACGGCCCGCGGCGGACGTGA